The Bacillaceae bacterium S4-13-56 nucleotide sequence CTTTTGGATCATCTCTAAGCAATAACTCAAATTTTCCATCCGTGATAATATCCATCTCTTTACGTAATTGAATTAATCTTTGGTAGTAATAATAGAGAGAATTTGGATCTTCAAATGCGTTCTTTGCATTGATTTCAGTATAATTTGGATTCACTTTTATCCATGGCTCATTAGATGTGAAGCCTGCATTCTTTGAATCATCCCATTGTATAGGAGTTCGAGCATTGTCTCTTCCCTTGGTATAAATAGCATTCATAATCCGCTCATGGCTCCAGCCAAGGGATTTTTTCTCCTTATACATATTTAACAATTCAATATCTCTATAGTCTTCTAAACGTTCAAAGTGAACATTCGTCATTCCTAATTCTTCACCTTGATAAATATAAACGGTTCCTTGCATCATATGCAAACAGGTTGCTAGCATTTTAGCAGAGGTCACACGCCATTCTTTATCATTTCCAAAGCGAGATACAACTCTTGGTTGGTCATGATTATTCCAATAAAGACTATTCCATCCAACCCCATCAAGTGATGTTTGCCACTTTTCAAAATTCTCCTTTAACTCCACTAAATCAAGCGGCTTTAAATCCCATTTATCGTTGTTCTTTTGATCTAAATTCATATGTTCAAAGGTGAAAATCATATCCAATTCATAATTTTCTGGATTGGTATAAATTTTAGCATCGTCCGTACTTGCCCCTGGCATCTCTCCAACAGTCATGATGTCATATTTAGCTAAAACCTCTTGATTCATTTCTTTTAGAAACTCATGAATTCTTGGGCCATTAACAAAAAACGGACCACTATCTCCATACAATTGGTTGTCATTTATAATACCATTGGGGAACGATTGGTTCTTAGATATAAAATTAATGACATCCATTCGAAAACCATCAATTCCTTTATCAAGCCAGAACTTCATCATGTCATAAATGTCATTTCTTACTTTAGGGTTTTCCCAGTTTAAATCCGGTTGTTTTTTTGCAAAAAGATGAAGATAGTATTGTCCTGTCCTTTCATCCTTTTCCCACGCCGAACCACTAAAAATTGAGCCCCAGTTATTTGGGGGTTCCCCATTTGTCCTTCCATCACGCCAAATATAATAATCTCTATATGGATTATCTTTGCTACTTGATGATTCAACAAACCATGGGTGCTCATCTGATGTGTGATTCACAACTAAATCCATTACTAATTTCATACCACGTTTATGGACCTCTTCTAATAAACTCTGCATATCCTGCATTGTACCGTACTTATGAAAAATCTCACGATAGTTTCTTATATCGTAGCCATTATCCTCCTGAGGAGAATCATAAACCGGTGATAACCAAAGAACATCCACACCCAAGTTTTTTAAATAATCCAGTCGTTCTATTATTCCAGGGATATCTCCAATTCCATCCCCATCTGAATCATTGAAGCTTTTTGGATAGATTTGATAAACAATACTCTTTTTCCACCAATTCTTTGCTGGTTTCGTCATTTAGAACCCTCCTGTTCAAGATCAAACCCTACTAGTCTCACATCATTCACTAAAGAATTGGATTTATAATTCCCTACTTGCTCAACTTTTACGTCGCCTTTATCAGAAGCCGAGAAGGTTAGTAAGCTAAAATCGTCCGATTTGTATCCATAGGACAATCCATCATCTTCATATAGAGTTCCCTGCATCTTAAATTCTTTTGAATGGTAAACGTATAATTCAATATCCTGTTTTTCCTTTGTATTTTGGATTGATGTTCCTAGTGGTAAAATCGTTCCTTCTCTCACAAAAATAGGGAGCGTATCTAAATCTGCTTCCATTAAATAATACTTTCCCCCTACAAAGCGTTCCTCTGTCCAAAAGTTATACCAGACCCCTTCAGGAAGATAGACCGATCGATGATTTTGTCCAAGGCGTAATATTGGCGCAATTAAAACGTCTTTCCCTACTAAGAACTGATCACTGCAATCAAAGGTTTTTGTATCCCTTGGATATTCCATGGCTAATGGACGAACAATAGGAAGACCTGCTTTTTCTGCTTCATAAAAAAGAGTATAAAAGTACGGTAAAAATTTATACCTTAGCTCAATATACTTTTTTACAGAATTCATGGTATCCTCACCAAACGCCCAAGGTTCTTGGCGTATTGAATCTTGAACACTATGATTTCGGAAATATGGTAGGAAAGCTCCCACTTGAGTCCATCGAATCAATAATTCTGGAGTAGTGTCGGAAGCAAATCCTCCTACATCAGCTCCAGTAAAAGCTACTCCTGACATACCAAGATTCAAAATCATAGGGATTGACATTTCTAAATGCTCCCAATGACTGCGATTATCCCCAGTCCAAACAGCGGAATATCTCTGCACACCTGCATAACCAGCTCTGGTTAATGAAAAAGGTCGAGTATTTTTTAACAATCTTTGAAGTCCTTCAAAAGTAGATTTGCTCATGTATAGACCGTACAAATTATGTCCTTCTTCATGGGAAATCAAATGACCGTCAAGATTGTGATGAACATCCAAATCCATAGTTTTCGATTCATTGAATACAGAGGGCTCATTCATATCATTCCATATTCCTCTTATCCCCATTTTGGTGTAAAACTTATGAAGATCTCCCCACCAACGTTGAACCTTCTTTTGGAAGAAATCTGGAAAGGCACTTTGACCTGGCCACACCTCTCCATGGTAGATTGTACCGTCCAAATACTTGCTGAAATAATCATTCTTTACCCCCTCTTGATACACAGGGTAATGAATATCTTTCTTAACCCCCGGATCTACAATAGGGACAACATCAACATTTAGTTTCTGTATATCATCCAGCATTTCTTCAAAGTTAGGAAAATGATCCAGATCATGTGTAAAAACGCGATATCCATCCATATAATGGATATCTAGAAAAATGCAGTCTAAAGGAATCTCATATTTTTTAAACAAATCTACAATCTTGCGTACCTCAGATTCAGATTTATAGCTGTACCTTGATTGATGATAACCTAAAGACCATTTCGGCGGTAAAGGAGTTCTTCCAGTTAAATGTGTATAAATTCCAACGGTTTCCTTAATGTCTTCACCTAAAAGGAAATAAGAATTGATAGCCCCTCTATCCGCACTAATAGCGACCTGATCGTTATAAGTTTGCATATCAAATTCCGTTCGGAAAGAATTATCAAAAAACAATCCTAACGTCTTATCTGAATTATGGAATAGAGCAAAAGGAATCGATTGATAGAGTTCCACCGTATCCTTGTTATGTGGTGAAAATACATCCGTGTTCCAATTGCTAATCTTGGATCCATTTTTATTAAGGAAACCCGTTTTTTCTCCTAGACCATATACTGGTGTATCCTGCCTATTTTTAATAGATAAGGTTACCTTTTTGCTAGAAGTGTAAGAAACAAATGAGTCCTGTGTTTCCATAAATACTTTTCCATCTCGTAGGATCTTAATAGATATTGGATCTTTTTGTAGAATGATTCTCGTTAATCCCAGTATCAGTTCCAGCTCCCGATGGTTATCCTTCATCACACAACTAATAGGTTCGCCATCTCCTATTGCGGCTATAGAAGGATTTAGATTTACTTTACCAAACGGATTTACAATCAACCGAACGGTCTTTTCATCTACAAAATACAAAGCAAAAGTTCCTTTAGATAAAGTTCCTTCGAGTATTTCCCCATCCCATTCATAGCTTTGAATATGATTGATTGAAAGATTCTTCTGTCCTTCTTCTCCGTCATGAGGTAAAATAGCATAACTTGTGTTTTCTAACATTTTTTCACCAACCCTAGCTGCATGTTATTGTATAACTCTTATTGGCCGTTCACTGTTCACTACTTCAAATTCTAATCCTTGAAGAGTGGTTTCTACCTCAATGATGATTTCGTTAGTTTGCTTTGTGACAGAAAGTTTTACTTCGTGACCAAGATGATCAAACAAATTCGTAGTGAAATCATCCTTACAATAAATTTTGCACAAAGGTTTGTGATAAGTAGTGATATTATTCCCGACTGATGATCCAAGCTTGTTACTATCATTTACATTTAGTAAAAGAGCAGTATTTGATTTTACGAATACTGGTAATTCATTAACCTCAGCATCAACTTTGAATAAGGCAGGACCTATGACTTCCTGATTTGACCAAAGGTTAGTCCAGACTCCTTCTGGTAAATACACCATTCTTGATGTGGAGCCTTCCTCGATAATGGGAGACACTAGGAAGGAGTCGCCAAAGAGATACTGATCAAAAATTGATAAAACTTGCTCATCCTCCGGGTAATCTAACATCATAGCACGCATCATTGGAATTCCTGTTTTACAAGATTTTTCTGCCTCTTGGTAGAGATAAGGCATAAGATTCATTCGAACATTCGCATAAAAACGATAGACCTCAATAACCTCGTTAACACACGTTCGATTGGCGATATTCCATGGAGTTCGGTCTTGATTAAATTCAGCCTTGCTTTCCGCATGATATTGCATGATTGGACAAAAAGCCGCCATGGCTGAGGATCTCATAAACAATTCCGCAGTCGGAATATCTCCATTAAATCCTGCTAAATCCCAGCCCCAAAAAGTTATTCCTGCTAAACCGGAGTTTAGACCAGCAATCAATGATCTCTTGAAGGCACCAAAGGTAGACCTTTCATCACCTGCCCAATGTGCAGGAAAGTTTTGAGCACCCGTATAGCCTGCTCGACTAAAGGTAATACCTCCGTTTTGTTGTGCAAACTGATAGTAGGCTTCAATGTAATCGTTTGGATATTTGTTTCTCATTTCATTACCTTTACGGCCATCCGCAAAAGTAACATTTCTTCCAAATACAAACTCTCCACCATCTGTTTTGAATCCATCCACACCCATGTCGATTAAATACTGTCTCTTCTTAAACCACCAATCCGCTCCCTCTTTATGACTAAAGTCCATCAACAAGCTGTTCGTAAACCAATTTTCTGGAATACGATAAGGTGAACCATCTTGATTTTTCACAACATAGCCTTTTTCAATCATGTAGGCTTCATCTTGATCCTTTAGTAAATGCTTTTGTTTATTTAAATACTTTTGAATAGGAATTTGCCAAAGGAGCAGCTTCAAATTCTTATTATGAAGATACTCTACCATTCCTTTAGGATCAGGCCATCTCCCCCATTCAGGAAAATACATCTCGTCATACTGATGAATAGCACCAGGTTCTTTCAATTCATACTCTGCATCGTTAAACATATAGTAAGTTGCTTCATCACTCCACTGTTCCAAAACAATAACAGTAGCTGGAATTGCATGGATAAAAGT carries:
- a CDS encoding glycoside hydrolase family 31 protein, with protein sequence MLENTSYAILPHDGEEGQKNLSINHIQSYEWDGEILEGTLSKGTFALYFVDEKTVRLIVNPFGKVNLNPSIAAIGDGEPISCVMKDNHRELELILGLTRIILQKDPISIKILRDGKVFMETQDSFVSYTSSKKVTLSIKNRQDTPVYGLGEKTGFLNKNGSKISNWNTDVFSPHNKDTVELYQSIPFALFHNSDKTLGLFFDNSFRTEFDMQTYNDQVAISADRGAINSYFLLGEDIKETVGIYTHLTGRTPLPPKWSLGYHQSRYSYKSESEVRKIVDLFKKYEIPLDCIFLDIHYMDGYRVFTHDLDHFPNFEEMLDDIQKLNVDVVPIVDPGVKKDIHYPVYQEGVKNDYFSKYLDGTIYHGEVWPGQSAFPDFFQKKVQRWWGDLHKFYTKMGIRGIWNDMNEPSVFNESKTMDLDVHHNLDGHLISHEEGHNLYGLYMSKSTFEGLQRLLKNTRPFSLTRAGYAGVQRYSAVWTGDNRSHWEHLEMSIPMILNLGMSGVAFTGADVGGFASDTTPELLIRWTQVGAFLPYFRNHSVQDSIRQEPWAFGEDTMNSVKKYIELRYKFLPYFYTLFYEAEKAGLPIVRPLAMEYPRDTKTFDCSDQFLVGKDVLIAPILRLGQNHRSVYLPEGVWYNFWTEERFVGGKYYLMEADLDTLPIFVREGTILPLGTSIQNTKEKQDIELYVYHSKEFKMQGTLYEDDGLSYGYKSDDFSLLTFSASDKGDVKVEQVGNYKSNSLVNDVRLVGFDLEQEGSK
- a CDS encoding alpha-glucosidase, with protein sequence MTKPAKNWWKKSIVYQIYPKSFNDSDGDGIGDIPGIIERLDYLKNLGVDVLWLSPVYDSPQEDNGYDIRNYREIFHKYGTMQDMQSLLEEVHKRGMKLVMDLVVNHTSDEHPWFVESSSSKDNPYRDYYIWRDGRTNGEPPNNWGSIFSGSAWEKDERTGQYYLHLFAKKQPDLNWENPKVRNDIYDMMKFWLDKGIDGFRMDVINFISKNQSFPNGIINDNQLYGDSGPFFVNGPRIHEFLKEMNQEVLAKYDIMTVGEMPGASTDDAKIYTNPENYELDMIFTFEHMNLDQKNNDKWDLKPLDLVELKENFEKWQTSLDGVGWNSLYWNNHDQPRVVSRFGNDKEWRVTSAKMLATCLHMMQGTVYIYQGEELGMTNVHFERLEDYRDIELLNMYKEKKSLGWSHERIMNAIYTKGRDNARTPIQWDDSKNAGFTSNEPWIKVNPNYTEINAKNAFEDPNSLYYYYQRLIQLRKEMDIITDGKFELLLRDDPKVFAYRRKTENQTLYVLCNFSNEEILLQDESERILEKIQNATLLISNYDENKHNKLQPYQASVYLVD